In Acidimicrobiales bacterium, a genomic segment contains:
- the scpB gene encoding SMC-Scp complex subunit ScpB: MGIPEEHRAIEAVLLSAVEPVPPNMLAELLEMPIERVEAACAELAAGYEEQGRGFVLAKVAGGYRYQTHPDMAPFVERYAMEGVSSRLSSAALETLAIVAYRQPVSRAQIAALRGVNVDGVVRLLEQRGYISAVGHAPGPGAPVLYGTTAAFLEKLGVYGLEELPPVEDLLPGPEAVEQLEERLRPGADA; this comes from the coding sequence GTGGGCATCCCCGAAGAACACCGCGCCATCGAGGCCGTGCTGCTGTCGGCGGTCGAGCCCGTCCCTCCCAACATGCTGGCCGAGCTCCTCGAGATGCCCATCGAGCGCGTCGAGGCCGCGTGCGCCGAGCTGGCGGCGGGTTACGAGGAGCAGGGCCGCGGTTTCGTGCTGGCGAAGGTGGCGGGCGGCTACCGCTACCAGACCCATCCCGACATGGCGCCGTTCGTGGAGCGCTACGCCATGGAGGGCGTGTCGTCGCGCCTGTCGTCGGCCGCGCTCGAGACGCTGGCCATCGTCGCCTACCGCCAGCCCGTGTCGCGCGCCCAGATCGCCGCGCTGCGCGGCGTGAACGTGGACGGCGTCGTGCGGCTGCTCGAGCAGCGCGGGTACATCAGCGCCGTGGGCCACGCTCCGGGACCGGGCGCGCCCGTGCTGTACGGCACGACGGCGGCCTTCCTCGAGAAGCTCGGTGTCTACGGCCTCGAAGAGCTCCCGCCGGTCGAGGACCTCCTCCCCGGACCCGAGGCGGTCGAGCAGCTCGAGGAGCGCCTGCGCCCCGGCGCCGATGCCTGA
- a CDS encoding pseudouridine synthase translates to MPDGRRRPPRQDPDPDPQADGAAGPGPGAAPREGPDAALGGAGPQGERLQKVLARVGLGSRRACEELIAEGRVSVNGEPATLGRRVDVGRDAVALDGVPLPVLPGLVHYLLHKPAGVVTTAEDPQGRPTVVQLVPDEPRVFPVGRLDADSEGLLVLTNDGDLAHRLAHPSFGVEKEYLVETMGVPTPGALRRLRQGVDLDDGTTAPARVGVVAPGVLRIVVHEGRNRQVRRMCEAVGFPVRRLVRTRIGPLTDARLAPGRWRPLTGDEVRALARAAVPRPGPGRARRPPGRPGRPG, encoded by the coding sequence ATGCCTGACGGCCGCCGCCGGCCGCCCCGACAGGACCCCGACCCCGACCCCCAGGCTGACGGCGCCGCCGGTCCCGGCCCCGGCGCGGCACCCCGGGAAGGCCCCGACGCCGCACTCGGCGGCGCAGGACCGCAGGGGGAGCGGCTCCAGAAGGTCCTCGCCCGCGTGGGCCTGGGCAGCCGCCGGGCCTGCGAAGAGCTCATCGCCGAGGGCCGGGTGAGCGTCAACGGCGAGCCCGCCACCCTCGGGCGGCGCGTCGACGTGGGGCGTGACGCGGTGGCGCTCGACGGCGTCCCCCTGCCCGTGCTGCCCGGCCTGGTCCACTACCTGCTGCACAAACCGGCGGGCGTGGTCACCACGGCCGAGGACCCCCAGGGCCGCCCGACGGTCGTGCAGCTCGTGCCCGACGAGCCCCGGGTGTTCCCGGTGGGGCGGCTCGACGCCGACAGCGAGGGCCTGCTCGTCCTGACCAACGACGGCGACCTCGCCCATCGCCTGGCCCACCCCTCCTTCGGCGTCGAGAAGGAGTACCTGGTGGAGACCATGGGGGTGCCCACCCCCGGCGCGCTGCGGCGCCTGCGCCAGGGCGTCGACCTCGACGACGGCACCACCGCCCCCGCCCGGGTCGGGGTGGTGGCCCCCGGCGTGCTGCGCATCGTCGTCCACGAAGGGCGCAACCGCCAGGTCCGCCGGATGTGCGAGGCCGTCGGGTTCCCCGTGCGCCGCCTGGTGCGCACCCGCATCGGCCCGCTCACCGACGCCCGCCTGGCGCCGGGGCGGTGGCGCCCGCTCACGGGGGACGAGGTGCGGGCACTGGCACGCGCCGCGGTGCCCCGACCAGGGCCGGGCCGGGCCCGGCGGCCGCCGGGGCGCCCGGGTCGGCCTGGGTAG
- the aroH gene encoding chorismate mutase — translation MPSVRALRGATTVDADTPEQVTTRVQALLDALLERNGVDRDDLISIVFTATSDVVSMFPAAAARAMGLGDVPLLCARELDVVGSTPRCLRVLVHVNTARSRQELHHVYLEGARGLRDDLPE, via the coding sequence ATGCCCTCCGTCCGCGCCCTGCGCGGCGCCACGACCGTCGACGCGGACACCCCCGAGCAGGTCACGACGCGCGTGCAGGCCCTCCTCGACGCGCTGCTCGAGCGCAACGGCGTCGACCGCGACGACCTCATCAGCATCGTGTTCACGGCCACGAGCGACGTGGTGTCGATGTTCCCGGCGGCCGCCGCCCGGGCCATGGGCCTCGGCGACGTGCCGCTGCTGTGTGCCCGGGAGCTCGACGTGGTCGGGTCCACCCCCCGGTGCCTGCGGGTGCTGGTCCACGTCAACACGGCGCGGTCGCGCCAGGAGCTCCACCACGTCTACCTCGAAGGGGCCCGCGGGTTGCGCGATGACCTCCCCGAGTGA
- a CDS encoding prephenate dehydrogenase/arogenate dehydrogenase family protein — protein MTSPSEDGPGPAPGQRRAAVIGTGLIGGSVGLALRARGWWVTGRDADPASAARALALGALDAVGDDPEAEVVFVATPVGAVVAEAEAALRRAARGDAVVTDVAGVKASIAARLPHPNFVGGHPMAGSEQVGVEGADADLFVGATWVLTPTATTDADAYSSLRAVVTSLGAEVVALAPEQHDTLVAVVSHVPHLTAATLMNLADRLAAEHGALLRLAAGGFRDMTRIAAGQPGIWPDVCTDNAVAIVAAFDILLQDLSAMRDRVAAGDRGGLLGDLEHAAVARRSLPARVVRPERLAELRVPVPDRLGVLAEITTLAGDLGVDIVDIEIAHSAEGDRGVLVLVVDADAADRLRDAIAGRGYRPTTRALG, from the coding sequence ATGACCTCCCCGAGTGAGGACGGCCCCGGGCCGGCGCCGGGGCAGCGCCGCGCCGCGGTCATCGGCACCGGGCTCATCGGGGGCTCGGTCGGGCTCGCCCTGCGGGCACGCGGGTGGTGGGTCACCGGCCGCGACGCCGACCCGGCCAGCGCGGCCCGGGCCCTGGCCCTCGGCGCCCTCGACGCCGTGGGCGACGACCCCGAGGCCGAGGTGGTCTTCGTGGCCACGCCCGTGGGCGCCGTGGTGGCCGAGGCCGAGGCCGCCCTGCGGCGCGCCGCCCGCGGCGACGCCGTGGTCACCGACGTGGCCGGCGTCAAGGCCTCCATCGCCGCCCGCCTGCCCCATCCCAATTTCGTCGGCGGCCACCCCATGGCGGGCTCCGAGCAGGTGGGCGTGGAGGGCGCCGACGCCGACCTCTTCGTCGGGGCCACCTGGGTCCTCACGCCCACGGCGACCACCGACGCCGACGCCTACTCGAGCCTGCGCGCCGTGGTCACGAGCCTGGGCGCCGAGGTCGTGGCCCTCGCCCCCGAGCAGCACGACACCCTCGTGGCGGTGGTGTCCCACGTCCCGCATCTGACCGCGGCCACGCTCATGAACCTGGCCGACCGCCTGGCCGCCGAGCACGGCGCCCTGCTGCGGTTGGCGGCCGGGGGATTTCGCGACATGACCAGGATCGCGGCCGGCCAGCCCGGGATCTGGCCCGACGTGTGTACCGACAACGCCGTCGCCATCGTGGCCGCCTTCGACATCCTGCTGCAGGACCTGTCGGCCATGCGCGACCGCGTGGCGGCGGGCGACCGCGGCGGCCTGCTGGGCGACCTCGAGCACGCTGCGGTGGCACGGCGCTCGCTCCCGGCGCGCGTCGTGCGCCCCGAGCGCCTGGCGGAGCTCCGGGTGCCGGTCCCCGACCGCCTCGGCGTGCTGGCCGAGATCACCACGCTCGCCGGCGACCTCGGTGTGGACATCGTCGACATCGAGATCGCCCACAGCGCCGAGGGTGACCGCGGCGTGCTGGTGCTGGTGGTCGACGCCGACGCCGCCGACCGCCTGCGTGACGCCATCGCCGGACGCGGCTACCGCCCCACGACACGGGCCCTCGGATGA
- the aroA gene encoding 3-phosphoshikimate 1-carboxyvinyltransferase translates to MSTAAAAAGSRRAVFTVEGGRPLVGRLRVPGDKSVSHRALLLGAMAHGESAVRGLSDGDDVARTAAAVRTLGGRVEGDRVSGGPDGLHAASVPLDLGNSGTTMRLLAGVVAGRPWTTTLTGDPSLSARPMDRVAEPLRRMGAVVEGRGERCLPPLTIRGGSLRGIDFTTPVASAQVKSCVLLAGLGAEGDTVVREPVLTRLHTEELLARCGARITEEEGPDGHVVRLSPSALSPFELDVPGDPSQAAFWIVAACVVPRSEVTVERVYVGRGRRGYLDVLVRMGADLDEVPATGAGDLADSADLVARAGPLHGTAVHASEITGLDEVPALAVAAACAQGDTVFEAVGELRVKESDRLAGVAALVRAFGARADVDGDDLVVHGSGRLAPGDVDARGDHRMAMAAAVAGLAAPGGPTRVTGWDAVATSYPRFAEHLALLLTGTSP, encoded by the coding sequence ATGAGCACCGCCGCCGCCGCCGCCGGCTCGCGCCGCGCCGTGTTCACGGTCGAGGGAGGCCGCCCCCTCGTCGGGCGCCTCCGGGTGCCGGGCGACAAGTCGGTGTCGCACCGCGCCCTGCTGCTCGGGGCCATGGCCCACGGCGAGTCCGCCGTGCGGGGCCTGTCCGACGGGGACGACGTGGCCCGCACCGCCGCCGCCGTGCGCACCCTCGGCGGGCGCGTCGAGGGCGACCGGGTGTCCGGAGGGCCCGACGGGCTGCACGCCGCGTCCGTCCCCCTGGACCTGGGCAACTCGGGCACCACCATGCGGCTGCTCGCCGGCGTGGTGGCGGGCCGCCCCTGGACCACCACGCTCACCGGCGACCCCTCGCTGTCGGCGCGCCCCATGGACCGCGTGGCCGAGCCACTGCGCCGCATGGGCGCGGTGGTGGAAGGACGGGGGGAACGCTGCCTGCCGCCCCTCACCATCCGGGGCGGGTCGCTGCGGGGGATCGACTTCACGACCCCGGTGGCGAGCGCCCAGGTGAAGTCGTGCGTCCTGCTGGCCGGCCTCGGGGCCGAGGGTGACACCGTGGTGCGCGAGCCGGTGCTCACCCGGCTGCACACCGAGGAGCTGCTGGCCCGCTGCGGCGCCCGCATCACCGAGGAGGAGGGGCCCGACGGCCACGTGGTGCGCCTCAGCCCCTCGGCACTGTCGCCCTTCGAGCTGGACGTCCCCGGTGACCCCTCGCAGGCGGCGTTCTGGATCGTGGCGGCCTGCGTGGTGCCCCGCAGCGAGGTCACCGTCGAACGCGTCTACGTCGGGCGCGGCCGGCGCGGCTATCTCGACGTGCTCGTCCGGATGGGGGCGGACCTCGACGAGGTCCCCGCCACGGGCGCCGGCGACCTGGCCGACAGCGCCGACCTCGTGGCCCGCGCCGGCCCCCTGCACGGCACCGCCGTCCACGCCTCGGAGATCACCGGGCTCGACGAGGTGCCCGCGTTGGCCGTGGCGGCCGCCTGCGCGCAGGGCGACACCGTGTTCGAGGCGGTGGGGGAGTTGCGGGTGAAGGAGTCCGACCGCCTGGCCGGGGTGGCCGCGCTGGTGCGCGCCTTCGGCGCCCGCGCCGACGTCGACGGCGACGACCTCGTGGTCCACGGTTCGGGCCGCCTGGCGCCCGGCGACGTCGACGCCCGCGGCGACCACCGCATGGCCATGGCCGCGGCGGTGGCGGGCCTGGCGGCCCCGGGCGGGCCCACGCGCGTGACGGGGTGGGACGCCGTCGCCACCAGCTACCCGCGCTTCGCCGAGCACCTGGCCCTCCTGCTCACGGGGACGTCCCCGTGA
- the cmk gene encoding (d)CMP kinase, with the protein MPAAVRVVAIDGPAGAGKSTLAEAVAAHLGVERLDSGAMYRAVAWSALRHGVDPADTEAVARLARAIHIEAAEEVIVDGEDATDAIRSAEVDAAVSAVAANPEVRAELVARQRAWVAARGRGVVEGRDIGTVVLPDADLKVYLTASSETRAERRSRERADGRSVDDVHRALVRRDRLDSTRPTSPLPSPEDVADDARVIDSTGKSARAVLEEVLACL; encoded by the coding sequence ATGCCTGCGGCGGTGCGCGTGGTGGCCATCGACGGGCCCGCCGGCGCGGGCAAGTCGACCCTGGCCGAGGCGGTGGCCGCCCACCTCGGTGTCGAGCGGCTCGACAGTGGGGCCATGTACCGGGCGGTGGCCTGGTCGGCCCTGCGCCACGGCGTCGACCCGGCCGACACCGAGGCCGTCGCCCGCCTGGCACGGGCCATCCACATCGAGGCGGCCGAGGAGGTGATCGTCGACGGCGAGGACGCCACCGACGCCATCCGGTCGGCCGAGGTGGACGCGGCGGTCTCGGCGGTGGCCGCCAACCCCGAGGTCCGAGCCGAGTTGGTGGCGCGCCAGCGGGCGTGGGTGGCGGCGCGCGGCCGCGGCGTGGTGGAGGGTCGTGACATCGGGACCGTCGTGCTCCCCGACGCCGATCTCAAGGTCTACCTGACGGCGTCGAGCGAGACCCGGGCGGAGCGGCGGTCCCGCGAGCGGGCCGACGGGCGCAGCGTCGACGACGTCCACCGGGCCCTCGTGCGGCGCGACCGCCTCGACTCCACGCGCCCCACGTCGCCGCTGCCGTCACCCGAGGACGTCGCCGACGACGCCAGGGTGATCGACTCGACCGGGAAGTCCGCCCGGGCCGTGCTGGAGGAGGTACTCGCATGCCTGTGA
- a CDS encoding lysophospholipid acyltransferase family protein: MPVRYDTGAPSRGTGIGFPPFVYRFLRLLAHLINRAYWRVEVDGAAHVPATGPVILAPVHRSFMDFFAVSEVTKRKIFYMTKDEMWRTPLLGSFLDAVGAFPVHREGADRLALDRAQDVLERGDVLILFPEGTRRAGPVVQDLHEGAAFLAARTGAVIVPIGVGGTAQAMPKGSKFVRPVKVHLVVGAPLAAPERSARGRVPRTQVHALTEQLRTDLQALYDTAEGRAARPGGRAGAPGG, encoded by the coding sequence ATGCCTGTGAGATACGACACCGGCGCGCCCTCGCGGGGCACCGGCATCGGCTTCCCGCCGTTCGTCTACCGGTTCCTGCGGCTGCTGGCGCATCTCATCAACCGCGCCTACTGGCGGGTGGAGGTCGACGGCGCCGCCCACGTGCCCGCCACGGGTCCCGTGATCCTGGCCCCCGTGCACCGCAGCTTCATGGACTTCTTCGCCGTCTCCGAGGTGACGAAGCGCAAGATCTTCTACATGACCAAGGACGAGATGTGGAGAACGCCCCTGTTGGGCTCGTTCCTCGACGCCGTGGGCGCGTTCCCGGTGCACCGCGAGGGCGCCGATCGGCTGGCGCTCGACCGCGCCCAGGACGTGCTCGAACGCGGCGACGTGCTCATCCTCTTCCCCGAGGGGACGCGCCGCGCCGGTCCCGTGGTGCAGGACCTGCACGAGGGGGCGGCCTTCCTCGCGGCGCGCACGGGGGCGGTCATCGTCCCCATCGGTGTCGGCGGCACGGCCCAGGCCATGCCCAAAGGATCGAAGTTCGTCCGGCCCGTGAAGGTCCACCTCGTAGTGGGCGCGCCGCTCGCCGCCCCGGAGCGCTCGGCACGCGGGCGCGTGCCGCGCACCCAGGTCCACGCCCTCACCGAGCAGCTGCGCACCGACCTGCAGGCGCTCTACGACACCGCCGAGGGGCGCGCCGCCCGCCCCGGCGGGCGGGCGGGCGCGCCCGGCGGTTAG